Proteins found in one Brevibacillus brevis genomic segment:
- a CDS encoding nucleotidyl transferase AbiEii/AbiGii toxin family protein, producing MMITYDDVAELEYEARELVVLEALLRRIALVNMPFVLKGSLLTRQYLDNREIRDADDIDLLYAGKIRDVEHAHEVFTQWMIQVTEMDLNDGVVFRSFRENAFWRYIDYAMADDFPTINTDIAYYFKGQTREANDYNELDLDISFNLEMEADPVPLQYQPAFGESFLVPYTVPLSIQVAWKLHQTIVRPRFKDLYDLKFLLAHPSYDNDALKATLQALVNECSIDPSIKNADMKKVLVDDLHYIYDSLTYDYDLRKYAGSMDRGLYFTQFVSDLRKKMDFAGINGEAFESLPSPTPQKL from the coding sequence ATGATGATAACATATGATGATGTAGCAGAGTTAGAATATGAGGCGAGAGAGCTAGTAGTTTTGGAAGCACTGTTGAGAAGAATTGCTCTTGTGAATATGCCCTTTGTATTAAAAGGCAGCCTTCTCACCAGACAATATTTGGACAACCGAGAGATTCGGGACGCGGATGATATTGACTTATTGTATGCGGGGAAGATCAGGGACGTCGAGCACGCCCATGAAGTATTTACACAATGGATGATTCAAGTAACCGAAATGGATCTGAACGACGGCGTCGTGTTTAGAAGCTTTCGTGAAAATGCCTTTTGGAGATATATCGATTACGCAATGGCAGATGATTTTCCGACGATAAATACGGATATTGCCTATTATTTCAAAGGCCAAACAAGGGAAGCGAATGATTATAACGAGCTTGATCTTGATATTTCGTTTAACCTGGAAATGGAAGCAGACCCAGTTCCGCTACAGTACCAACCTGCTTTCGGGGAAAGCTTTCTGGTTCCGTACACTGTGCCTCTGTCCATCCAGGTTGCTTGGAAGCTGCATCAAACAATTGTCAGACCGAGGTTTAAAGACTTGTACGATTTGAAATTTTTACTCGCTCACCCGTCCTATGACAACGATGCGCTCAAGGCAACATTACAGGCGCTCGTGAACGAATGCAGTATCGATCCATCTATTAAAAATGCGGATATGAAAAAGGTGCTTGTTGATGATTTGCATTACATATACGATTCGTTAACCTACGATTACGACTTGAGAAAATATGCGGGCAGCATGGATCGTGGCCTCTATTTTACGCAGTTTGTCAGTGATTTGCGTAAAAAGATGGATTTTGCCGGGATTAATGGGGAAGCGTTTGAAAGTTTGCCAAGTCCAACACCCCAAAAATTGTAA
- the coaA gene encoding type I pantothenate kinase, translated as MASPYVTFNRGQWSALRASTPLTISDNELSLLQGLNEKMSMTEVSDIYLPLSRLLNLYVGGTQELYQATHTFLGNQDGKVPFIIGIAGSVAVGKSTTARILQTLLSRWPNHPKVDLVTTDGFLYPNKVLEDRGIMKRKGFPESYDLRRFINFLSDVKSGLPEVKAPVYSHLVYDIVPDEWQTVRQPDILIVEGLNVLQPPRGDENDTRISEVIVSDFFDFTIYVHAEEKHILQWYVERFKLLRQTAFSDPSSYFKRYASLSDEEATKVATGIWTEINGANLRQNILPTRVRAQLILDKGQDHRVQSVKLRKL; from the coding sequence ATGGCATCACCCTATGTTACATTTAATCGCGGGCAGTGGAGTGCTCTGCGGGCTTCCACGCCGTTGACCATATCTGATAACGAGCTTTCCCTTTTGCAGGGCTTAAACGAGAAAATGTCCATGACCGAAGTCTCCGACATTTACCTTCCGTTGTCCCGTCTGCTGAATTTGTATGTCGGGGGCACGCAGGAGCTGTACCAGGCGACTCACACTTTTTTAGGGAACCAGGATGGCAAGGTTCCATTCATTATCGGTATCGCAGGCAGTGTGGCTGTAGGCAAAAGCACAACGGCTCGCATTTTGCAGACGCTGTTGTCCCGCTGGCCGAATCATCCGAAGGTGGATTTGGTAACGACCGACGGGTTCCTGTATCCGAACAAGGTCCTAGAAGACAGAGGAATCATGAAGCGCAAGGGATTCCCGGAGAGTTATGACTTGCGCCGCTTTATCAATTTTTTATCCGATGTAAAATCGGGTTTGCCTGAAGTGAAAGCACCAGTTTATTCCCACCTTGTATATGACATCGTGCCAGATGAATGGCAGACCGTCAGACAGCCTGACATTTTGATTGTTGAAGGCTTGAATGTGCTGCAACCGCCTAGAGGTGACGAAAACGATACTCGTATTTCCGAGGTCATTGTTTCGGATTTCTTTGACTTCACGATCTACGTACACGCGGAAGAGAAGCACATCCTGCAATGGTATGTAGAGCGGTTCAAGCTGCTGCGTCAGACTGCGTTCTCCGATCCATCCTCGTATTTCAAGCGTTACGCGAGTTTGTCTGATGAGGAGGCGACTAAGGTGGCCACCGGTATTTGGACGGAGATCAATGGAGCTAACCTGCGTCAAAACATTTTGCCGACGCGTGTTCGCGCTCAATTGATTTTGGACAAGGGGCAGGATCATAGGGTACAAAGCGTGAAGCTGCGCAAGCTGTAA
- a CDS encoding Dps family protein, protein MSMTMSRPVTDVLNKQVANWSVLYMKLHHYHWFVKGPNFFTLHEKFEELYNEAAKNVDELAERLLTVGGKPVSTLKACMEQASIKEATGGESADQMVEAVVNDFTLLIKELKEGITAAEAGDDEATGDMFLGIMDSLQKHVWMLQAHLGK, encoded by the coding sequence ATGAGTATGACAATGAGTCGGCCCGTGACCGACGTACTTAATAAACAAGTTGCCAACTGGTCTGTGCTGTATATGAAGCTGCATCATTATCACTGGTTTGTCAAAGGACCGAATTTCTTTACCCTGCATGAAAAATTTGAGGAGCTATACAACGAGGCAGCCAAAAATGTGGATGAGCTGGCAGAACGGCTGTTAACGGTTGGGGGCAAGCCTGTTTCGACGTTGAAGGCCTGTATGGAGCAGGCTTCCATTAAGGAAGCGACAGGTGGAGAGTCTGCGGATCAGATGGTAGAGGCAGTCGTGAACGATTTTACACTCCTGATCAAAGAACTCAAAGAAGGTATTACAGCCGCGGAAGCAGGGGACGATGAAGCGACTGGCGATATGTTCTTAGGGATCATGGACAGCTTGCAAAAGCATGTGTGGATGCTGCAAGCCCACTTGGGAAAATAA
- a CDS encoding DUF523 domain-containing protein, which yields MKVISACLIGCECRYDQKSCLNQELEQLLREGKAIPVCPEQLGGLPTPRPPAEIIGGTGDDVLDGKARIIDDTGRDVTEEFLMGANQALKLAKTVGATSAILKENSPSCGSSFVYDGSFSGKKVPGVGLTAALFRRNGIEVTSEVKTSNE from the coding sequence ATGAAAGTGATTAGCGCCTGTTTGATCGGCTGTGAATGCCGTTACGATCAGAAGTCATGCTTGAACCAAGAGCTGGAGCAATTGCTCCGGGAAGGAAAGGCCATTCCCGTCTGTCCTGAACAGCTGGGAGGCTTGCCAACACCACGACCGCCAGCCGAAATCATCGGGGGTACGGGAGATGATGTTCTGGATGGCAAAGCACGCATCATAGACGACACTGGCCGAGACGTTACCGAGGAATTTTTGATGGGGGCGAACCAAGCACTGAAGCTGGCGAAAACGGTTGGAGCCACATCTGCTATCTTAAAAGAAAACAGCCCGTCCTGTGGGAGCTCCTTCGTTTACGATGGCAGCTTTTCCGGGAAAAAAGTGCCGGGTGTCGGGCTGACGGCAGCGCTGTTTCGCAGAAACGGGATTGAGGTAACATCTGAGGTGAAAACATCTAATGAATAA
- a CDS encoding DUF1259 domain-containing protein codes for MAHKAKTKVSPQFKRLCTRFGRILGGESEIDSGPVCFVMRLTNLRETILGRRTLSPLVRAQMFSFESLDKSGRALCLGETAVHQNQVNRLMSNLRKRGIKVTALHNHWLKENPRLMYMHWEAIENPIVFARKTKESIAFLG; via the coding sequence ATGGCGCATAAAGCGAAAACGAAGGTTAGCCCACAATTCAAAAGACTCTGTACCCGATTTGGAAGAATATTAGGGGGCGAGTCGGAAATTGACAGTGGGCCGGTTTGTTTTGTCATGCGGCTTACAAATCTTCGAGAAACCATCTTAGGAAGACGAACGCTATCTCCTTTAGTTCGAGCTCAAATGTTTTCGTTTGAATCCCTTGATAAGTCGGGTCGTGCCCTTTGTTTGGGAGAGACTGCCGTTCACCAAAATCAGGTGAACCGCTTGATGTCGAATCTCCGCAAGCGCGGAATTAAAGTGACCGCACTTCACAACCACTGGCTAAAAGAAAACCCGCGCTTAATGTACATGCATTGGGAAGCGATAGAAAACCCTATCGTATTCGCTAGGAAAACCAAAGAGTCCATCGCATTCCTGGGTTAA
- a CDS encoding DUF1259 domain-containing protein, whose product MGKVNAKAKASPQFRRLCNRFSAILGGTEHEITRGPVCFVSRNRVFNASILGRKTTSPLVRYQLFSFESLNSSGRALCLGETALFQNQVNRLLSNLRKNGIKVTAVHNHWLFDNPRLMYIHWESIDNPIAFARKVKRSIAFLG is encoded by the coding sequence ATGGGCAAAGTAAATGCAAAAGCAAAGGCAAGTCCCCAGTTTAGAAGACTGTGTAACCGATTTTCAGCCATTTTAGGTGGAACAGAGCATGAAATTACAAGAGGTCCCGTTTGTTTCGTCTCCAGAAATAGAGTATTCAATGCGTCTATATTAGGCAGAAAAACCACATCTCCATTGGTCCGCTATCAATTGTTCTCATTCGAATCCTTGAACAGTTCGGGACGTGCACTATGTTTAGGGGAAACGGCTCTCTTCCAAAACCAAGTAAACCGTTTATTGTCAAACCTTCGCAAAAACGGGATAAAGGTAACAGCAGTCCATAATCACTGGCTCTTTGACAACCCGCGTCTTATGTATATTCATTGGGAGTCAATTGATAATCCCATTGCATTTGCCAGGAAAGTGAAGCGTTCTATTGCTTTTTTGGGATAA